One region of Cyanobium sp. M30B3 genomic DNA includes:
- a CDS encoding NAD(P)H-quinone oxidoreductase subunit H — MTQLETRTEPMVVNFGPHHPSMHGVLRLVVTLDGEDVVDCEPVIGYLHRGMEKIAENRTNVMFVPYVSRMDYAAGMFYEAIVVNAPERLADVPVPKRASYIRVLMLELNRIANHLLWLGPFLADVGAQTPFFYIFREREMIYDLWEAATGQRLINNNYFRIGGVAADLPYGWLEKCLDFCDWFGPKIDEYEKLITNNPIFRRRIEGLGAITREQAINWSLSGPMLRASGVPWDLRKVDHYECYDDFDWAVAWEKEGDCFARYRVRVQEMRESLKILRQACAMIPGGPTENLEARRMAEGKGSEFAGFDYQYVAKKVAPTFKIPEGELYTRLESGKGEIGVFIQGNNDVTPWRFKIRAADQNNLQILPHILKGHKVADIMAILGSIDVIMGSVDR; from the coding sequence ATGACGCAGCTGGAGACGCGCACGGAGCCGATGGTGGTGAACTTCGGCCCCCACCACCCCTCGATGCACGGGGTGTTGCGGCTGGTGGTGACCCTCGACGGCGAGGACGTGGTGGACTGCGAGCCGGTGATCGGCTACCTGCACCGCGGCATGGAGAAGATCGCCGAGAACCGCACGAACGTGATGTTCGTGCCCTACGTGAGCCGCATGGACTATGCGGCCGGCATGTTCTACGAGGCGATCGTGGTCAACGCCCCCGAGCGGCTCGCCGATGTGCCGGTTCCGAAGCGGGCCAGCTACATCCGCGTGCTGATGCTGGAGCTCAACCGCATCGCCAACCACCTGCTCTGGCTCGGCCCCTTCCTGGCGGATGTGGGTGCCCAGACGCCGTTCTTCTACATCTTCCGTGAGCGGGAGATGATCTACGACCTCTGGGAAGCCGCCACCGGCCAGCGCCTGATCAACAACAACTACTTCCGCATCGGCGGCGTGGCGGCCGACCTGCCCTACGGCTGGCTGGAGAAGTGCCTCGACTTCTGCGACTGGTTCGGCCCCAAGATCGATGAATACGAGAAGCTGATCACCAACAACCCGATCTTCCGCCGCCGCATCGAAGGCCTGGGGGCCATCACCCGTGAGCAGGCGATCAACTGGAGCCTGTCGGGGCCGATGCTGCGCGCCTCCGGCGTGCCGTGGGACCTGCGCAAGGTGGACCACTACGAGTGCTACGACGACTTCGACTGGGCCGTGGCCTGGGAGAAGGAAGGCGACTGCTTCGCCCGCTATCGGGTGCGCGTGCAGGAGATGCGCGAGTCGCTGAAGATCCTGCGCCAGGCTTGCGCCATGATCCCCGGCGGCCCCACCGAGAACCTGGAGGCCCGGCGCATGGCCGAGGGCAAGGGCAGCGAGTTCGCGGGCTTCGATTACCAGTACGTGGCCAAGAAGGTGGCGCCCACCTTCAAGATCCCCGAGGGCGAGCTCTACACCCGCCTGGAATCCGGCAAGGGCGAGATCGGCGTGTTCATCCAGGGCAACAACGATGTCACCCCCTGGCGCTTCAAGATCCGCGCCGCCGATCAGAACAACCTGCAGATCCTGCCCCACATCCTCAAGGGGCACAAGGTGGCCGACATCATGGCGATCCTCGGCTCGATCGACGTGATCATGGGATCCGTGGATCGTTGA
- a CDS encoding RNA pseudouridine synthase: protein MPAARNAGYTYRDRVGPETAGQAVSAFYAARYRHSGQAVWRQRLAAGEIERNGQRLRADGPLAAGDRLVWHRPPWQEGAVPVLPGPLFDDGDLLVFNKPSGLPVLPAGGWLEHTVLGQLERQRAAGELDTDAGPARPVHRLGRFTSGLLLCARRPATRAWLSALLRDSTRGHPNAIGAQSGSCRKTYRALLQPPLPGSPLLALAPAESLELSTPIGRRPHDHLGTIWAAACAADPSSPSLAARSTLTLLRCTQRSWLVELLIATGRPHQIRIHAAAAGAPLLGDPLYGPGGQANPQVLPGDGGYQLHAHRLRLPLEDGRLLELDAPLPAWAVA from the coding sequence CTGCCGGCAGCCCGCAATGCCGGTTACACCTATCGGGACCGGGTCGGGCCTGAAACGGCAGGCCAGGCCGTGAGCGCCTTCTACGCCGCCCGCTACCGGCATTCGGGGCAGGCGGTGTGGCGGCAGCGGCTCGCCGCCGGCGAGATCGAGAGGAACGGCCAGCGGCTCCGGGCCGATGGGCCGCTCGCAGCCGGCGATCGGCTGGTGTGGCATCGGCCCCCCTGGCAGGAGGGTGCCGTGCCGGTGCTGCCCGGCCCCCTGTTCGATGACGGCGACCTGCTGGTGTTCAACAAGCCCAGCGGCCTGCCGGTGCTGCCGGCCGGCGGCTGGTTGGAGCACACCGTGCTCGGCCAGCTGGAGCGACAGCGGGCTGCTGGGGAGCTCGATACCGATGCCGGCCCGGCCCGGCCGGTGCACCGGCTGGGCCGCTTCACCTCCGGGCTGCTGCTCTGTGCCCGCCGGCCGGCGACCCGTGCCTGGCTCAGTGCCCTGCTGCGGGACAGCACGCGTGGTCATCCCAACGCGATCGGCGCGCAGAGCGGCTCCTGCCGCAAGACCTACCGGGCCCTGCTGCAGCCCCCGCTGCCCGGCTCGCCGCTGCTTGCCCTGGCCCCGGCTGAGAGCCTGGAGCTCAGCACGCCGATCGGCCGCCGCCCCCACGACCACCTGGGCACGATCTGGGCCGCGGCCTGCGCCGCTGACCCCAGCTCCCCCTCCCTGGCGGCCCGCAGCACCCTCACCCTGCTGCGGTGCACCCAGCGCAGCTGGTTGGTCGAGCTGCTGATCGCCACTGGCCGTCCCCACCAGATCCGCATCCACGCCGCCGCCGCCGGGGCACCGCTGCTGGGTGATCCCCTCTACGGCCCGGGCGGGCAGGCCAACCCGCAGGTCCTGCCGGGCGATGGTGGCTACCAGCTGCACGCCCACCGGCTGCGCCTGCCCCTGGAGGATGGCCGCCTGCTGGAACTGGACGCGCCCCTGCCGGCCTGGGCCGTTGCCTGA
- a CDS encoding cysteine desulfurase produces MLAYLDHQASTPCDPAVVAAMAPWWSEHPANASSRGHRPGLEAAAAVERARAQVAAALGTSPEWVVFTSGATEADNLALKGVAEAALGEPGGRRRLLSLVSEHRAVLDPLHYLERHGFPLTLLAVGGDGRLSPAALEQALGDDVLLVSVMAANNEIGVLQPLAALAALCHARGALLHVDAAQAAGHLPLAMAALGIDLLSLSGHKCGGPKGVGALLVRPGLELAPQLHGGGQEGGRRAGSVAVPLVVGLGEALALATARQEAEARRLATLRDRLWAGLEALGGIALNGPPPGPDRLAHNLNVTVLGVDGAALHQRLRRRLAVSSGSACSQGSPSHVLAALGRSRAEAAASIRFGLGATTTDAEIDLALAVVSEVVTELRGWDWG; encoded by the coding sequence ATGCTCGCCTACCTCGACCACCAGGCCAGCACCCCCTGCGACCCGGCCGTGGTGGCGGCGATGGCGCCCTGGTGGAGCGAGCACCCCGCCAACGCCTCCAGCCGCGGCCACCGGCCGGGCCTGGAGGCCGCCGCCGCCGTGGAGCGGGCCCGCGCCCAGGTGGCGGCCGCCCTGGGGACCAGCCCGGAGTGGGTGGTGTTCACCAGCGGCGCCACCGAGGCCGACAACCTGGCCCTCAAGGGCGTGGCCGAAGCCGCCCTGGGCGAACCCGGCGGCCGCCGCCGGCTGCTGAGCCTGGTGAGCGAACACCGGGCGGTGCTGGATCCCCTGCACTATCTCGAGCGCCATGGCTTCCCCCTCACCCTGCTGGCGGTGGGCGGCGACGGGCGCCTCAGTCCCGCAGCGCTGGAGCAGGCCCTCGGCGACGACGTGCTGCTGGTGAGCGTGATGGCCGCCAACAACGAGATCGGCGTGCTCCAGCCCCTGGCCGCCCTGGCGGCCCTCTGCCACGCCCGGGGCGCCCTGCTGCACGTGGATGCCGCCCAGGCCGCCGGCCACCTGCCCCTGGCCATGGCGGCGCTGGGCATCGACCTGCTCAGCCTGAGTGGCCACAAGTGCGGCGGACCCAAGGGGGTGGGGGCCCTGCTGGTGCGCCCCGGCCTGGAGCTGGCCCCCCAGCTGCACGGCGGCGGCCAGGAAGGGGGGCGGCGGGCCGGCAGCGTGGCGGTGCCGCTGGTGGTGGGGCTGGGGGAGGCCCTGGCCCTCGCCACGGCCCGCCAGGAGGCGGAAGCCAGGCGGCTGGCGACCCTGCGCGACCGGCTCTGGGCCGGCCTTGAGGCCCTCGGCGGCATCGCGCTCAACGGTCCGCCGCCGGGGCCCGATCGCCTGGCCCACAACCTGAACGTCACCGTGCTCGGGGTGGATGGGGCCGCCCTGCACCAGCGGCTGCGGCGCCGGCTGGCGGTGAGCAGCGGCTCGGCCTGCAGCCAGGGCTCCCCCTCCCATGTGCTGGCCGCCCTGGGGCGCAGCCGGGCTGAGGCGGCCGCCTCGATCCGCTTCGGGCTGGGGGCCACCACCACCGACGCCGAAATCGACCTGGCCCTGGCCGTGGTGAGCGAGGTGGTGACAGAGCTGCGGGGCTGGGATTGGGGCTGA
- a CDS encoding DUF2752 domain-containing protein, translating to MWLKAGQPHLPGWSCPLRALSGIPCPTCFLTRATELALRGDLQGSLQQHAFGPLLACGLLGWSLLALRQRRLWPRLRLAPTANRLGPGTLAVATSALLAYWLLRLSLQTFPSG from the coding sequence CTGTGGTTGAAGGCCGGCCAGCCGCACCTGCCCGGTTGGTCGTGCCCGCTGCGGGCCCTCAGCGGCATTCCCTGCCCCACCTGCTTTCTCACCCGCGCCACCGAACTGGCCCTGCGGGGCGACCTGCAGGGCTCGCTCCAGCAGCATGCCTTCGGCCCCCTGCTGGCCTGCGGCCTGCTGGGCTGGTCACTGCTGGCCCTGCGGCAACGGCGCCTCTGGCCCCGGCTCAGGCTGGCCCCCACAGCCAACCGGCTTGGCCCGGGCACACTGGCCGTGGCGACCAGCGCCCTGCTGGCCTACTGGCTGCTGCGCCTCTCGCTGCAGACCTTCCCCAGCGGCTGA
- a CDS encoding acyl-CoA thioesterase produces MDPNSWLLLCRTVRFGDTDAAGVLHFPRLLDWCHQAYEESLERFGLGARDIFPSPDHTPAVALPVVHCQADFLAPLVVGDPLAIQLEPRRLDPGSFELQYCFFKAQQPAARGLSRHLAIDSASRRRCPLPPAINRWLEASATGQGIQPL; encoded by the coding sequence ATGGACCCCAACAGCTGGCTGCTGCTCTGCCGCACCGTGCGCTTCGGCGACACCGACGCCGCCGGCGTGCTGCACTTCCCGCGGCTGCTCGACTGGTGCCACCAGGCCTACGAGGAGAGCCTGGAGCGTTTCGGGCTGGGCGCCCGCGACATCTTCCCCAGCCCCGACCACACCCCTGCGGTGGCGCTGCCGGTGGTGCACTGCCAGGCCGACTTCCTGGCCCCGCTGGTGGTGGGGGATCCGCTGGCCATCCAGCTGGAGCCGCGCCGCCTCGATCCAGGCAGCTTCGAACTGCAGTACTGCTTTTTCAAGGCGCAGCAGCCAGCAGCCCGGGGCCTCAGCCGCCACCTGGCGATCGACAGTGCCAGCCGCCGCCGCTGCCCCCTGCCACCAGCGATCAACCGCTGGCTGGAGGCCTCCGCCACCGGCCAGGGCATCCAGCCTCTCTAG
- the rsmH gene encoding 16S rRNA (cytosine(1402)-N(4))-methyltransferase RsmH, whose product MPDFTHVPVLAEPLLAGCAELGELLAAQPGGGGTLIDCTLGGGGHSALLLQAHPGLRVVGLDQDPSARAAAAERLAPFADRARVVATNFADYSPAEPAVAMLADLGVSSPQLDVAARGFSFRLPGPLDMRMNPERGETAGELIDRLEETALADLIYAYGEERLSRRIARRIKEQGPWASRTTAELAYGVAGCYPPQARRGRIHPATRTFQALRIAVNDELGVLDRLLAVAPDWLVPGGLLAIISFHSLEDRRVKTAFLADERLQRITRKAIQASPEEADANPRSRSARLRIARRRQEPAA is encoded by the coding sequence CTGCCGGACTTCACGCACGTGCCCGTGCTGGCCGAGCCGCTGCTGGCGGGCTGCGCGGAGCTGGGCGAGCTGTTGGCGGCCCAACCCGGTGGCGGCGGTACGCTGATCGACTGCACCCTCGGCGGCGGCGGCCACAGTGCGCTGCTGCTGCAGGCCCATCCCGGCCTGCGCGTGGTGGGGCTCGACCAGGACCCAAGCGCCCGTGCCGCCGCCGCCGAGCGCCTCGCCCCCTTCGCCGATCGGGCCAGGGTCGTGGCCACCAACTTCGCCGACTACTCCCCCGCCGAACCGGCCGTGGCGATGTTGGCGGATCTGGGGGTGAGCAGTCCGCAGCTGGACGTGGCGGCGCGGGGCTTCAGCTTCCGCCTGCCCGGCCCGCTGGACATGCGCATGAACCCCGAGCGCGGGGAAACCGCCGGCGAGTTGATCGACCGGCTCGAGGAGACGGCGCTGGCCGACCTGATCTACGCCTACGGCGAGGAGCGGCTGTCGCGGCGGATCGCCCGGCGGATCAAGGAGCAGGGACCCTGGGCCTCCCGCACCACCGCTGAACTGGCCTATGGGGTGGCCGGCTGCTACCCGCCGCAGGCGCGCCGGGGCCGGATTCACCCGGCCACCCGCACCTTCCAGGCCCTGCGCATCGCCGTGAACGACGAGCTGGGGGTGCTGGATCGCCTGTTGGCGGTGGCTCCCGACTGGCTGGTGCCCGGCGGCCTGCTGGCGATCATCAGCTTCCATTCCCTGGAAGATCGCCGTGTGAAGACCGCGTTTCTGGCCGATGAACGGCTGCAGCGCATCACCCGCAAGGCGATCCAGGCCAGCCCCGAGGAAGCTGACGCCAACCCCCGCAGCCGCAGTGCCCGCCTGCGCATCGCCCGGCGGCGGCAGGAGCCAGCGGCATGA
- the menA gene encoding 2-carboxy-1,4-naphthoquinone phytyltransferase: protein MGPAPSAALAPAPEPEVVASRYARRRLWRAAIKWPMYAVAVMPVLLAAGWRFGQGLPVRPGQLLLFLLAAVLLLAWENLANDVFDAETGVDAIGKPHSLVNLTGRPGRVALLANGCLLAGLGLMALVAWASSPAVLALVLACCGLGYLYQGPPFRLGYRGLGEPLCWLAFGPLATAAALLALAPRAAAAVPWREALLLGSGPALATTLVLFCSHFHQVEEDAANGKRSPVVQLGSSRAAGLVPWFVAAALALQWGPLLLPPDGQRWPLTALLGAVGLPPARQLITLLRHHHHRADLISGSKFLALRFQALNGLGLALGLALGRWWS, encoded by the coding sequence ATGGGCCCTGCCCCGTCTGCCGCCCTTGCCCCCGCGCCTGAGCCCGAGGTCGTCGCAAGCCGTTACGCCCGCCGCCGGCTCTGGCGGGCGGCGATCAAGTGGCCGATGTATGCCGTGGCGGTGATGCCGGTGCTGCTGGCCGCCGGCTGGCGCTTCGGCCAGGGGTTGCCGGTGCGCCCCGGCCAGCTGCTGCTGTTTCTGCTGGCGGCGGTGCTGCTGCTGGCCTGGGAAAACCTGGCCAACGATGTCTTTGATGCCGAAACCGGGGTGGATGCCATCGGCAAGCCCCATTCGCTGGTGAATCTCACGGGCCGGCCTGGCCGGGTGGCCCTGCTGGCCAACGGCTGCCTGCTGGCCGGGCTGGGGCTGATGGCCCTGGTGGCCTGGGCCAGCAGCCCGGCCGTGCTGGCCCTGGTGCTGGCCTGCTGCGGGCTTGGCTACCTGTACCAGGGTCCACCCTTCCGCCTGGGCTATCGGGGCCTGGGGGAACCGCTCTGCTGGTTGGCCTTTGGCCCGTTGGCCACCGCTGCTGCGCTCCTGGCGCTCGCTCCCCGGGCCGCGGCCGCCGTGCCCTGGCGGGAGGCGCTGCTGCTGGGCAGTGGGCCGGCCCTGGCCACCACCCTGGTGCTGTTCTGCTCCCACTTCCACCAGGTGGAGGAGGACGCGGCCAACGGCAAGCGCTCGCCGGTGGTGCAATTGGGCAGTAGTCGGGCCGCCGGCCTGGTGCCCTGGTTCGTGGCCGCGGCCCTGGCGTTGCAGTGGGGGCCGCTGCTGTTGCCCCCAGATGGCCAGCGCTGGCCGCTCACCGCCCTGCTGGGGGCGGTGGGCCTGCCACCGGCCCGCCAGCTGATCACCCTGCTGCGCCACCACCACCACCGGGCCGACCTGATCAGCGGCAGCAAGTTTCTGGCCCTGCGCTTTCAGGCGCTGAATGGCCTGGGCCTGGCCCTGGGCCTGGCCCTGGGGCGGTGGTGGAGCTGA
- a CDS encoding alpha-ketoglutarate-dependent dioxygenase AlkB, translating to MAACWNWTRPCRPGPLPEHPRQPTLLERPGLRLRHWPAWLEPTAAAQLLAALRAEVPWKQEAIRLYGRQHPLPRLTCWMADPGCGYRYSGLANAIEPWSPAAAALRHSLQQLSGWRFNSLLLNRYRDGRDTMGWHADDEPELDAAAPIASLSLGAARDFRLRPRPSPRASGLPPPDRYGPGSGTCVPFNLPLAPGDLLLMDPPTQLWWQHAVPRRLTLQQERLNLTFRLVGAGRAG from the coding sequence ATGGCCGCCTGCTGGAACTGGACGCGCCCCTGCCGGCCTGGGCCGTTGCCTGAGCACCCCCGCCAACCAACCCTGCTGGAGCGGCCCGGCCTGCGCCTGCGTCACTGGCCCGCCTGGCTGGAGCCCACCGCCGCCGCCCAGCTGCTGGCGGCCCTGCGGGCCGAGGTGCCCTGGAAGCAGGAGGCGATCCGGCTCTACGGCCGCCAGCACCCCTTGCCGCGGCTCACCTGCTGGATGGCTGATCCGGGCTGCGGCTACCGCTACAGCGGCCTGGCCAACGCGATCGAGCCCTGGTCGCCCGCCGCCGCCGCCCTGCGCCACAGCCTGCAGCAGCTCAGCGGCTGGCGCTTCAATTCCCTGTTGCTCAACCGCTACCGCGACGGTCGCGACACCATGGGCTGGCATGCCGACGATGAGCCCGAGCTGGATGCGGCCGCGCCGATTGCCTCCCTCAGCCTGGGGGCCGCCCGCGACTTTCGCCTTCGGCCCCGCCCCAGCCCTCGGGCCAGCGGCCTGCCGCCACCGGACCGTTATGGGCCGGGCAGCGGCACCTGCGTTCCCTTCAACCTCCCCCTCGCCCCGGGCGATCTGCTGTTGATGGATCCCCCCACCCAGCTGTGGTGGCAGCATGCCGTGCCCAGGCGCCTGACGCTGCAGCAGGAGCGCCTCAACCTCACCTTCCGGCTGGTGGGGGCCGGAAGGGCTGGGTAG
- a CDS encoding TM2 domain-containing protein, translated as MANLSETEISNRKLAAGLTGVFLGAFGVHKFVLGYTKPAIVMLVVSLAGGAVTCGLASFVMGVIGLIEGIIYLTKTTAEFEAEYLDAEKDWF; from the coding sequence ATGGCCAATCTGTCTGAAACGGAGATCAGCAACAGGAAGCTGGCCGCTGGCCTCACCGGGGTGTTCCTCGGCGCCTTCGGGGTGCACAAGTTTGTGCTCGGCTACACCAAGCCCGCGATCGTGATGTTGGTGGTGTCGCTGGCGGGTGGCGCTGTGACCTGCGGCCTGGCCAGTTTCGTGATGGGTGTGATCGGCCTGATCGAGGGGATCATCTACCTCACCAAGACCACGGCCGAGTTCGAGGCGGAGTATCTCGATGCGGAAAAGGACTGGTTCTGA
- a CDS encoding response regulator transcription factor — MAPAPPARLLLVDDEPGLRAAVTAYLEDEGFAVTTANDGEEGWQKAQELLPDVVISDVMMPRCDGYGLLKKLRADERLGGTPVIFLTAKGMTADRIAGFQAGCDDYIPKPFDPDELVARVRNVVARQQRLLAEAARFADADIGQLSRQITEIRSLLASGGSARPAAGNSDLSFTPREASVLQLVAEGLMNKEIARRLETSIRNVEKYVSRLFIKTGTSSRTELVRYALEHGLVD, encoded by the coding sequence ATGGCCCCGGCCCCTCCGGCCCGGCTGCTGCTGGTGGACGACGAGCCCGGCCTGCGGGCCGCCGTCACCGCCTACCTGGAGGACGAGGGCTTCGCCGTGACCACCGCCAACGACGGCGAGGAGGGCTGGCAGAAGGCCCAGGAGCTGCTGCCCGACGTGGTGATCAGCGACGTGATGATGCCCCGCTGCGACGGCTACGGCCTGCTGAAGAAACTGCGGGCCGACGAGCGCCTGGGCGGCACGCCGGTGATCTTCCTCACTGCCAAGGGGATGACCGCCGACCGTATCGCCGGCTTCCAGGCCGGCTGCGACGACTACATCCCCAAGCCCTTCGACCCCGACGAGCTGGTGGCCCGGGTGCGCAACGTGGTGGCCCGCCAGCAGCGCCTGCTGGCCGAGGCGGCCCGCTTTGCCGACGCCGACATCGGCCAGCTGTCGCGCCAGATCACCGAGATCCGCTCCCTGCTGGCCAGCGGCGGCAGCGCCAGGCCGGCCGCCGGCAACAGCGACCTGAGCTTCACGCCGCGGGAGGCGTCGGTGCTGCAGCTGGTGGCCGAGGGGCTGATGAACAAGGAGATCGCCCGGCGGCTGGAAACCTCGATCCGCAATGTGGAGAAGTACGTGAGCCGCCTGTTCATCAAGACCGGCACCTCCAGCCGCACCGAGCTGGTGCGCTACGCCCTCGAGCACGGCCTGGTGGATTGA
- a CDS encoding type II toxin-antitoxin system VapC family toxin: MVIDTSALMALLLQESDAEVLLDTAARAAVVHLSAASRLELGLVAESARHGVDATDVEQLLLALRVEVMPFDQQQLHWALTGWRRYGKGRHRAGLNLGDCFSYGLAQALKAPLLFKGTDSTGSDFDATDVARAMPS; the protein is encoded by the coding sequence ATCGTGATCGACACCTCGGCCCTGATGGCCCTGTTGCTGCAGGAGAGCGACGCCGAGGTCCTGCTCGATACAGCAGCGCGGGCAGCCGTCGTGCATCTCAGCGCCGCATCTCGCCTTGAGCTGGGCCTGGTGGCAGAAAGCGCGCGCCACGGCGTCGATGCCACGGACGTGGAGCAGCTGTTGCTGGCCCTGAGGGTTGAGGTGATGCCGTTTGACCAACAGCAGCTGCACTGGGCCCTGACGGGCTGGCGCCGTTACGGCAAGGGCCGCCACCGGGCCGGGCTCAACCTGGGCGACTGCTTCAGCTACGGCCTGGCCCAGGCCCTCAAGGCCCCGCTGCTGTTCAAGGGCACTGACTCCACTGGTTCAGACTTCGACGCCACGGACGTTGCCCGGGCCATGCCTTCCTAA
- a CDS encoding DUF456 family protein codes for MSNQLSLMLGRLDWIWWAALLIQLLAIPGTLLPVLPGLALLPLGAGLWLWAVGWSAGWPVFALACLLLALGWGADALGLVLGPARLQATRWAYIGAGLGLLVGLLGLLPALPVGGPLLGALVAPLLGASLGELVSAPTSLGPLGLLRLRRSLLVGLAVVAGMLVSRLAQMLLAVVGVLGFLLLSR; via the coding sequence ATGAGCAACCAGCTGAGCCTGATGCTGGGCCGCCTCGATTGGATCTGGTGGGCCGCCCTGCTGATCCAGCTGCTGGCCATCCCCGGCACCCTGCTGCCGGTGCTGCCGGGGCTGGCCCTGCTGCCCCTGGGGGCCGGCCTGTGGCTCTGGGCCGTGGGCTGGAGCGCCGGCTGGCCGGTGTTCGCCCTGGCCTGCCTGCTGCTGGCCCTGGGCTGGGGGGCCGACGCCCTGGGCCTGGTGCTGGGGCCGGCCCGGCTGCAGGCCACCCGCTGGGCCTACATCGGCGCCGGCCTCGGCCTGCTGGTGGGGCTGCTGGGTCTGCTGCCGGCCCTGCCCGTGGGCGGGCCGCTGCTGGGCGCCCTGGTGGCGCCGCTGCTGGGGGCGAGTCTGGGGGAACTGGTGAGCGCCCCCACCTCTCTCGGCCCGCTGGGGTTGCTGCGGCTGCGCCGGTCCCTGCTGGTGGGGCTGGCGGTGGTGGCCGGCATGCTGGTGAGCCGGCTGGCCCAGATGCTGCTGGCGGTGGTGGGGGTGCTGGGCTTCCTGCTGCTCAGCCGTTGA
- a CDS encoding type II toxin-antitoxin system VapB family antitoxin, translating into MGMNIKDPEVHAMARELAARRCTTVTDAVRQALRADLARARRAEEPEAFEARKAAIRAICARTSARPEWQGRTSQELQDALYDEHGLPV; encoded by the coding sequence ATGGGGATGAACATCAAGGACCCCGAGGTCCACGCCATGGCCAGGGAGCTGGCGGCCCGCCGCTGCACCACCGTCACCGACGCGGTACGCCAGGCCCTGCGGGCGGATCTGGCGCGCGCGCGCCGCGCAGAGGAACCTGAAGCCTTCGAGGCCAGAAAAGCAGCGATTCGAGCCATCTGTGCCCGCACCAGCGCCCGACCCGAATGGCAGGGCCGCACCAGCCAGGAGCTCCAGGACGCGCTTTACGACGAGCACGGACTGCCGGTGTGA
- a CDS encoding AMP-binding protein translates to MTPEQIQRAWSEGRILPLAGPAAHERQALGEAVGPRGLGWLESRWGPGVVLGSGGSSGAGARGRRWCLQPLVHLEASAAATGQWLGACGLDPGACVHLNALPLHHVSGLLPLVRCRLWGAQHLRLDPALLRQPAGLVELPLPPGRPLLLALVPTQLQRLLVQPEGLAWLQRLAVIWVGGAPLGAELAEQARRAGLRLAPCYGATETAAMVCALPPERFLAGDGGCGPALGDVRLRIAPGSGALELDCGRLSPGWLAAGALQPLPRSADGWWRSGDGGCLEPAGLRLLGRLDGALHSGGETVFPEQLEQRLLQAARLQALPLRWVLLLARDDPEWGQRLEALVCPAADASGDQQGTQLLTRLAGISATWAPAERPRRWHLCPGLAPSPLGKWERGRWRAWLDRLEAQQQSRGAGGDGQSV, encoded by the coding sequence ATGACCCCGGAGCAGATCCAGCGGGCCTGGAGCGAGGGCCGCATCCTGCCGCTGGCCGGCCCGGCTGCCCACGAGCGTCAGGCCCTGGGCGAGGCAGTCGGTCCCCGCGGGCTGGGCTGGCTGGAGTCGCGCTGGGGGCCGGGGGTGGTGCTCGGCAGCGGCGGCAGCAGCGGGGCCGGTGCCCGTGGCCGGCGCTGGTGCCTGCAGCCGCTCGTCCACCTGGAGGCGTCGGCGGCCGCCACCGGCCAGTGGCTGGGGGCCTGCGGCCTCGATCCCGGGGCCTGCGTGCATCTGAACGCCCTGCCCCTGCACCACGTGAGTGGCCTGTTGCCCCTGGTGCGCTGCCGCCTCTGGGGCGCCCAGCACCTGCGCCTCGATCCGGCCCTGCTGCGGCAGCCGGCCGGGCTGGTGGAGCTGCCCCTGCCGCCCGGGCGGCCGCTGCTGCTGGCCCTGGTGCCCACCCAGCTCCAGCGCCTGCTGGTCCAGCCCGAGGGGCTGGCCTGGCTGCAGCGCCTGGCTGTGATCTGGGTGGGCGGCGCCCCCCTCGGCGCCGAGCTGGCGGAGCAGGCCCGCCGGGCCGGCCTGCGTCTGGCCCCCTGCTACGGCGCCACGGAGACGGCGGCCATGGTGTGCGCCCTCCCGCCTGAGCGCTTCCTCGCGGGCGATGGCGGCTGCGGCCCTGCCCTGGGGGATGTGCGCCTGCGCATCGCCCCCGGCAGCGGTGCGCTGGAGCTGGACTGCGGGCGCCTCAGCCCCGGCTGGCTGGCTGCCGGGGCCCTGCAGCCCCTGCCGCGCAGCGCCGATGGCTGGTGGCGCAGTGGCGATGGTGGCTGTCTGGAGCCGGCCGGCCTGCGGCTGCTGGGCCGCCTGGACGGGGCCCTGCACAGCGGCGGCGAGACCGTGTTCCCCGAACAGCTGGAGCAGCGGCTGCTGCAGGCCGCGCGCCTGCAGGCCCTGCCACTGCGATGGGTGCTGCTGCTGGCCCGCGACGATCCGGAATGGGGCCAGCGCCTGGAGGCGCTGGTGTGCCCTGCGGCTGACGCCAGTGGCGATCAGCAGGGCACGCAGCTGCTGACGCGCCTGGCTGGGATCTCTGCCACCTGGGCCCCGGCCGAGCGGCCGCGCCGCTGGCACCTCTGCCCCGGGCTGGCGCCTTCGCCGTTGGGCAAGTGGGAGCGGGGCCGTTGGCGGGCCTGGCTGGATCGGCTAGAAGCGCAACAGCAATCCAGGGGCGCCGGCGGTGATGGCCAATCTGTCTGA